A genomic region of Jeotgalibaca ciconiae contains the following coding sequences:
- the pstB gene encoding phosphate ABC transporter ATP-binding protein PstB, with translation MSKITVNNMNLWYTDFQALKNINMEINEHEITAFIGPSGCGKSTFLKSLNRMNDLVAGCRIEGDIRLDQEDIYASDYDVNMLRKRVGMVFQHPNPFPMSIYDNIAYGPRTHGIKDKKTLDEIVERSLKGAAIWEEVKDDLSKNALRISGGQQQRICIARALAVEPEVLLMDEPTSALDPISTAKIEDLVQDLKDRYTIVMVTHNMQQAARVSDKTAFFLTGETIEFGETTQIFSNPADKRTEDYVSGRFG, from the coding sequence ATGAGTAAAATCACTGTAAATAATATGAATCTCTGGTATACAGATTTTCAAGCCTTGAAAAATATTAACATGGAAATTAACGAACATGAAATCACTGCGTTCATCGGACCTTCCGGTTGTGGGAAATCAACCTTCCTTAAAAGCTTAAACCGAATGAATGATTTGGTTGCAGGATGCCGTATTGAAGGTGATATTCGTTTAGACCAAGAGGATATCTATGCATCGGATTATGATGTAAACATGCTTCGCAAACGAGTAGGTATGGTGTTCCAACATCCAAACCCATTCCCAATGAGTATCTACGATAATATTGCATACGGCCCGCGTACTCATGGGATCAAAGATAAAAAAACTCTCGATGAAATTGTAGAACGCAGCTTAAAGGGGGCAGCAATTTGGGAAGAAGTAAAAGACGACCTGTCTAAAAATGCTTTGCGTATCTCAGGAGGACAACAACAAAGGATTTGTATCGCAAGAGCCCTAGCTGTTGAACCAGAAGTTCTATTGATGGATGAGCCGACATCTGCGCTCGACCCGATCTCTACTGCAAAAATTGAAGACCTAGTACAAGATTTGAAAGATCGTTATACGATTGTCATGGTTACTCACAATATGCAACAAGCGGCACGTGTCTCTGACAAAACAGCATTCTTCCTTACAGGCGAAACGATTGAATTTGGTGAAACGACACAAATTTTCTCGAATCCGGCTGATAAACGTACAGAAGATTATGTATCTGGAAGATTTGGGTAA
- the phoU gene encoding phosphate signaling complex protein PhoU produces the protein MRRTFDGELQSMHGQFTKMGLMVNENILRAVKAFINHDKNLAMEAKKKDKDINEIEVAIENFCFQLIALQQPVSSDLRSIVMVMKASSDLERMGDHAVSIARSVIRVKERHNKRIPEVEAKIAEMAEIVKSMVEQVIDAYVRVDEEDAYRIAQIDSEVDKHFVEINHYCIKQMAMDPEVVPGGSDYIAVAGYLERIGDYVTNICERIVYLKTGEILELN, from the coding sequence GTGAGAAGGACTTTTGATGGTGAATTACAATCTATGCACGGCCAGTTTACTAAAATGGGTTTAATGGTAAACGAAAATATATTAAGAGCAGTAAAAGCTTTTATCAATCATGATAAAAACTTAGCAATGGAAGCGAAGAAAAAAGATAAAGACATTAATGAAATTGAAGTAGCTATCGAGAATTTTTGTTTTCAATTAATTGCCTTGCAGCAACCTGTTTCCAGTGATTTACGTTCCATAGTTATGGTAATGAAGGCTAGTTCTGACTTGGAAAGAATGGGTGACCATGCTGTAAGTATTGCACGCTCGGTTATTCGCGTAAAAGAACGCCACAATAAACGAATACCAGAAGTTGAAGCGAAAATTGCTGAAATGGCTGAGATTGTAAAAAGCATGGTAGAACAAGTAATTGATGCATATGTCCGAGTAGATGAAGAGGATGCATATAGAATTGCACAAATCGACTCTGAGGTGGACAAGCATTTCGTGGAAATTAATCATTACTGTATTAAGCAAATGGCAATGGATCCGGAAGTGGTTCCTGGCGGTTCTGACTATATTGCCGTCGCTGGATATTTAGAACGAATCGGTGATTATGTTACAAATATCTGTGAACGAATCGTGTATTTAAAAACTGGTGAGATTTTAGAATTAAATTAA
- a CDS encoding DUF1361 domain-containing protein has protein sequence MIFITWSTHFNFLALNTLLAYIPIELSFQIQRTKNHSLQIGLAFLWLLFFPNIPYLATDIIHTDLLNLYNNTTGMSVESVRGWGLIFILFLVAFSYINWGFTELFSLAELAKQKLKLRNSVMCLGLCFVSLLSSMGMYAGRFSPRLHSKHFFMEPLRVLEIIFLQWSMKKAELIILFFLLHVGIMGTLYVTRKSKQSSIREN, from the coding sequence GTGATTTTTATTACATGGAGTACGCATTTTAATTTTTTAGCGTTAAATACATTACTTGCTTATATTCCCATAGAATTATCTTTTCAAATTCAAAGGACAAAAAACCATTCTTTACAAATTGGATTAGCTTTTTTATGGCTGCTATTCTTTCCCAACATCCCGTATTTAGCAACTGATATCATTCATACTGATTTATTGAATTTATATAATAATACCACAGGGATGAGTGTAGAAAGTGTCCGAGGTTGGGGATTGATATTCATTCTTTTCTTAGTTGCTTTTTCTTATATCAACTGGGGGTTCACGGAACTGTTTTCGTTAGCTGAGTTGGCGAAGCAGAAACTAAAGCTGAGAAACAGTGTTATGTGCTTAGGTCTTTGTTTTGTTAGCTTGTTATCTTCTATGGGGATGTATGCGGGTCGTTTTTCTCCAAGATTACATTCCAAGCATTTCTTTATGGAACCACTCAGAGTTCTGGAAATCATTTTTCTTCAATGGTCAATGAAAAAAGCAGAATTAATTATTTTATTTTTCTTATTGCACGTTGGTATTATGGGAACGCTGTATGTAACACGAAAATCCAAACAGAGTTCTATCAGAGAGAATTAA
- a CDS encoding ArsR/SmtB family transcription factor — MLKKIDEETIQQTTKMFKLLGDNTRFRILYLLEDKEWNVNAIATELNMEQSAVSHQLKKLKEAKLVKNRRVGKNILYSQDDIHVYEILHMAVTHAKHT; from the coding sequence ATGTTGAAAAAAATCGACGAAGAAACCATTCAACAAACGACAAAAATGTTTAAATTATTGGGAGACAACACACGATTCCGTATTTTATATCTTTTGGAAGATAAAGAGTGGAATGTGAATGCTATTGCGACAGAATTAAATATGGAACAATCTGCTGTCTCTCATCAATTAAAAAAATTAAAAGAAGCAAAACTAGTGAAAAATAGAAGAGTAGGAAAAAACATTCTTTACAGTCAAGATGATATCCATGTTTATGAGATTTTACATATGGCTGTCACACATGCAAAACACACCTGA